Within Vanessa atalanta chromosome 11, ilVanAtal1.2, whole genome shotgun sequence, the genomic segment TTACtaagttaaatataagttatataggcagaaacaaatattataaatatgcttatgtgtatttgattttttagtCCCTCTTCATATGAGAATGTTACTTCAAAGTGGTATCctgaaataaaacatcattGTCCTGATGCTCCTATTATATTAGTTGGTAAGTAatctaataataagttattttctctatttatatttataaaaaggtgAAATGGTCAATAACCTTGTCTTTTTTCCAAATCTAAATAACAGGGTTTCATACATATATCTCATACATAAATTTTGATtgacattatttaaatgaatatctaatttgtaaattgtctttttacaaaaaaaaaatgtttttaggcACAAAAATTGATTTAAGGGATGACCGTGAGACATTAAGCCTCCTCTCAGAACAAGGCATGTCTCCTTTAAAGCGAGAACAGGGTCAAAAGCTCGCTAATAAAATACGAGCTGTCAAATATATGGAATGTTCTGCCTTGACACAGCGTGGTCTTAAGCaggtaaatgattttataataattcaatttatgtaaCTAAACTAACTTTTctaattttacatttcaaaatgcattttatgaatttatacttTTACGCATTGCTgttttttatggaaataaaaaacttttgtaCTGGAAAATATGCTTTGCAAGTAACATATGTACTTTTGTCGACTCGGGTTCAAATTATCTTTCtaattgaaaaatgaaattttttgataaataccTTTGGTAATTTAgttgctttaagaaatattgttcTTTATAGCATATAGACAAACAAATATAGTCctctacgtttttttttacaccAACTGGTCGCGCCtccaatatagtatatattaattttaacattccgCGAGCGAATTCGCCATggattctaatatatatatatttaaacctataaatattctgggaagtatataaaaattcttattttaaacatgTGGAGTTGGAACAGGCAaataatatgcttaaaataaattgtagtcCTAGATTTCACTGAATGTCGAAATGTGTTTGTTTTCTTGAGTTTGTAAGTAGTtgcaatatgtaaatgtaataggtactttaaaatataatgtaattacaggTATTTGACGAAGCTGTCCGCGCAGTATTAAGACCAGAACCACAGAAGAGACACCAGAGGAAGTGTTTAATCATGTAAATATGGCACACACTATGACAAAAGTATGATAATGTCACATAATGCAGGAATCTCAAGGCAACAGTAATAATATGTTTCTACACCAATGACAGGATGTTAATTTGTTCCTGAAGTACCTAAAtcacaaagttttttttattcattgcaATGTGCCATAACACAATTTCGAAATATATGATGTTgtcttaatttactttaaactaTCAACATCACGGAACATGTGAATACTTCTATGTTTACTGCTTTTTAAGCAAATGGAAACAAATGCCAAAGATTTATGAATAGATgtaagtttcaatattttttagttttcgaTATGGTTGGAAACAAATTGTTACTGTTAATGATACTgagaaatgataatattatttttataatattatgcaaaTGACCTCAATAATTTTGAAGTTTTGAACTATATTCTTATGCAAGATGTGAGTAAGGACTGAAATTAGTTACGAAGCTAGTTATGTGTACAACATACTCaagtaaatgtaatttcttagtTGCgagagtaaatattttgtattgacaggcatttatataacaatcagcattttgaaatagttttcatttataCATAAAGTACGATttaggaaataatattttaggcaCATGTTTAGTAGACCTAAGCTAGATACATACTACTGACGTTATACCGCTATGATGTTTTTGCCTTAAGAATTGATGTTTATTCTCAGGGTAGGCTTACActacaaaatgaaaaatgacAAAGATTTTAAAGTAATAGTTTTTAGTACTAATAAAACTCGAATAAGAATTTAAAGATTGAATGAAACAtggtttgtttataataattattaaaccttttctgatattttcttatactcgtatgtgtttataataattctagtAACGATTTTTGAAGTAGTAATCTATAGTTTCATTGTCGTTTAAACACATGACAAAATCGAAAGTGTTTTATAGTCGTTTTTaggtcaaatatttttgtatgtgaaAAACATAGCTTAAGAAAAAAGGCATTTAGTGTGATTATACCGCATCGATAttactcaaatattttatagactGCTTTGAGTTACAGGTGACGCTTTGaaattattgtgtatataaactttaattatttatattgtaagaaCAAATGcgcaatttacaaataaaatcttattgtaatatgtactgcactttataaattattgaattattttctgttttttactTCCTTGACCCTCAATTCAAGAAATAAACACCACCACCAttgattatgtaatttatttcaaataccacaatatttcattaaaacattatagtCATACACATTGAATTTAGATATAACTGTTGCTTTAACACCAAGTAAcacataaattgtataattattgtgGACTTTTACGTGgacatttaaaactttatatattttaaatttaaataacaataaatgccaatttaaatttctaacattcagacaaaaacatttataaggaAAATGTTCACACAATGGCAgacttaaatactattttatattttatttatcactacACTGTTTTTGTCCTTAGCATTAACAGTGTTATAACATAGACTATTTATTACACCAATAAAATACAGTATTCAAATAACACATAGAGCTTTCTAATTCGAAAGATTCATTCAATAAATTGCccttttgtttgtaaattctttcctcatacaaattttcatgtGATAATCCAAcagaaattaataatcattcttgtaaaataaataaaataacttaaaagttaACGCTAGTACCAATTCACATAATTTGTCATCATTGCTACAAGCATTTCattgtattatgtttttgtgATCCTTTTATAATGAAGACAATCGGCATTATATGTTAAATGTGATGACATATTCAATATGTTAATGTGTACCCTATAATTTGATAATAGTCAGGCATCACTCTTAACTAATGTGACCAAAATGACTAGTCCCCTTATGTCAACTCttcatattatttacacaaaaccTGAAACACAGTATAGATAAgtagaaaattataaacaaatatggtggtttcattcaattatatgtcaaattatgaatattttcagGAGCAAAagttaaatgcaatattttaggACTACATTCATAAATACACATACCTAAAATCTAACTTAAATGTCACATTATTCCTACTTAAAAAAGTAATCATAAATAGAAATCTACACAgcctattatttattacacctaTAGGCATTAGTAGATATTGAAACAGAACtactttgaaaattatattgcataattttatagtaatataaatattacagtacatcaaaagtataaattaatttattattaatactaaaggAGTGATGTTGAATACTGACCAACATTTTGAGATCTATTCATCTTGATATTACAAACATTGGCATTATGGTTCATATTAGTGAGTAGTCAATACAATTGCTTTTTTTCAcagacattattaaaatatttaagaaaacacaTAGTAAACATTTgttcataacaattattttctttttaactgTTCATTACAAATTACCTACAATTCTAGTTTAAAAGAGTTTTGTTAGACCACATTAGAGAGCCATGAAACCTTTAACTACAAGatttttataacacatttataattattaaacaatttattataaacagtatTACAAAgcatcagatattttacaaatatcgtAAAGTAACAAGCTTATTATAgacatatgaaaatataattagcatACCATATGTATGTCATTTGTAATTTGGCTTCTATTTTACATCATTTGATATAACTTATAATGCAAACATGCAAATATTTCTTAGAAGATTGTAGATAGATAAACTAACCTACAGCTTGtgcatatacattatatacagtAACATCGGCAATCAATCATTCTAGTAAATATTAAGCTATGGTATGAAATAGGATGATttcattataacatatatataccttCCTGAAAGAAAgttgtttcatttattataaaagttacatttattaaacatttgtcAAACTATATTGAACAACTGTTTTGagtacaacaataaataaaattataaattcaaatacaaatgaATTCAAGGatctaatatttgtaaaattatatcagtttttatttaaatattatcatttcctGATAAAGCAGGTTGATAATCTTCAACCTCATATCACATGGCTCTGTAGGGTCCTTGTGATTTAAGGTATTGGATTACCAAAGATGGCCCTGATGAAACAACTTCCGGGGGCAGTGATGTCAAGGGGCAATTTTCAATGCTCATAATCTGCAAGCTAACACACAGTGCCAGCTCAAATGGCAGATTGCACAAATTTGGATTATCATTAAGATACAATGACTCCAGATTCTCAAGTGTGCCAATTTCCTCAGGCAAATACTGCAAGTTATTTTCACCTACacttaaatatgttaagtttacCAAATGACCAATTGATCGGGGCAGCGATATCAGTTGATTAGACTGCACTACTAACTTCTTTAATTCTTGTAGAAATCCAATTTCATTAGGTAGCACTTCAATTTTGTTTTCTTCCAAATCCAATACTCGAAGTTTTCTCAAATTCCCAATACTAGGTGGAATGCGTTTGAGCAGATTGTTTGATAATGTTAGTACTTCTAAGTTCACTAAACTTTGAATATCATCTGGCAGTTTAACCAATTGGTTAGTACCTAAATTGAGTTCTACCATATTCACCCATGTCCCAATATCCAGTGGTAAAGATGAAAGCAAATTCTCTTTCATATTCAATTTAGTTAGGTTTCTAGCCCTTGAAAAAATCCCATAAGGTATTTTGTCTATCTGGTTGTGTTCAAGGTTTATTGAAGATACACTAGTGAACTGTGCTGGTCCACCACTTGGGTAACTCATGAAGGAATTGCGAGATAATGTCAAACTAGTGAGTTCTGTCAAACTACATAGAAGACCTTCAGGTAATTGAGATATTGAGTTTCCTTCGACATTAAATTCATCCATGTGCTTGCAATTGCTCAGTGAAGCAGGTATTGCATTGAGCCTGTTATATCGCAGACCAATGCGATTCAATGCTTGAAGATTTCCAATTGTCTCAGGAATGTCTAACAAATCATTATGCTGGAGATCTAATGTGGACAGATTAACACAGTTTCCGATTTCCTGAGGTAAATGCTCCAAATGATTATGGGAAACATCAAAAGTAACCAAGTTTACCAATTTTCCAATTCCTGAAGacaattctttaattttattttctcttaaaCTCAACATAGTAAGGTTTGTTAGATTAGCAATACCATCTCCAACTACTCTAATTCTATTGAATCTTAAAAAGAGTGTAGTCAATGATGTCAATTTATAAACAACTTCAGGTATATCACTCAATTTATTATGTCGCAAATCCAACACTTTCAGACATCTCAAATTAGCTAATGAATCTGGTAAACTTGTAAGAGAATTTTCATTCAGAGCTAATGTCTGTAGGTTAGTTAAACAACCAAACTCTGCTGGAAGGGCCACTAACTTATttccatacaaataaaattctactAGATGTGTCAAATCTCTTACATTTGGTGGCAATGATGTTATAGAAGATTTGCTCAAATCTAGCCTTTTCACGCCTTCATCCCGACATCTAATGAATTCCTTAATAACATCAAGATCTGCCtgaattggtttattttttcGTGCTGTGGGTTTAGGTTTGTTTGATTCTGGATGTTTCACAGTAACAACCTTGGGCCGTGCTCCCTCTGTGTTTGTTAAAGAAGCCGCAGATAACTTTTTTTCCCTCATACCGTGATATTTTTCTCTCGGGCTTACTGTAATCGGTACTGTATCTAATGATTCCGAGTTTTCTCTTGAAGAATTGTCAAGATTCATTCCGCAGTTTACACAGTATCTGATTGCTACACAAATTTCCAGTggtatgatttaaaattttaattaatagtaaaccattacaatttttttttatcgctaaACTTCTACGAAAAACAATCAATACCTATTTTGAGAAATGTCTTTCAcagaataacaattttaaacaaagagttttcattcaaataaataattggaatCACAGAGAGCCTTTAAATCTTTGCTATAAATATGTtcacttgaaataatttaaaatgtattcaatttaatagttaaagCTTCAATAAAACGCATTTAATGATTTTACATCGCAAAATTTCCACAGATAAAAATTGTCATTCTTATGGCCCTTATACAAACACGatgtaataatttcatttattttcccGTTACTTCTTGTGTgcttatatcttaaaaaaatatgattatataagtgtttaaataatctttttcttacaaacataatataaacaataagtaTGCCATTATTCATACCCTCCGATCGCGAAAAGTATTGGTTACGTTTtccaagaataaaaaataaattatatacatatgtatagtcGTTATATAGCTACGAGTTAAATTACCCAATACAAGCTTTAAAGGAAATATCGAAAGACGCAAAGTTGAACACCCATGAATCTTTGCATACGAATTTATCAAAGAGCAACTGACTGAAGAAAATCGTTATCGATTTGCAAAGGAACAAGCAACTATGCGTAGATCAAAAAGAGAGTCCAAATTTACTAGTTGCTGTCAAGATTATATTTCAAGTTAAAGtattgttaatgtaattatcaatttaaatttttaatttttattattttaatatttctcgcCTGTGGCTTTTCGCTCGCACTTTAGGGATTGGTAGTCAAGTGGTAGGCATAAAAACTATTctgtgtccttccttggagtttatgCTTGCTTCATAcacaatttcatcaaattcggttcagtgatttggaTGTGGAATTGCACCTGACAAGTAGATAGACAGAAcgactttaacatttataatattaatatcgatatCTTATGTAAACTTTATAAGAACTTTAtacttttatcatataaaataattgtctgaTGAAAGTTTTGTAATATGGCAGATATTAAGCCAGAAGCTAATTAAGATCATAGAAACTGGTATTTGTTATATcaaatgtacttaaaatattatgttgaatttctattatttatatgaaacgtcGGTAAGGCTGTAATATATAGTACCTTAGCTTTTTGAAAGaggtgtaataataaaaaataaacattaaaatgtcaaGTGCCAAAGTCAAAACTTTAGGATACTTTAATTTTCAAGCCTGAAGCTACTCTCGACAAGAATTGTTTAGcgtactgttttatttataacaaggcaaattattgtaattaaaaatggatAAAAGTAAAGAGAAAGAAGAGCAGAGTATTATGGACAAGTCCATGAGATCGGTTTTTGGTAAAGTAGCAATTAATGTGTTGTATTGTACTAGTATTTATTTAGAAGctgtataataatgtatgttattttcaGTGGGTAATATTCCTTACGAAGCTACGGAGGagaaattaaaagatatatttagtgAAGTCGGTCCTGTTTTATCGTTTAAACTAGTATTTGATCGTGAGACAGGCAAGCCGAAAGGTTATGGATTTTGTGAATATAAGGATCAGGAAACAGCTCTTAGCGCTATGAGAAATCTTAATGGATATGAAATTGGTGGTCGTTCACTTCGAGTTGATAATGCTTGTACGGAGAAATCGAGAATGGAAATGCAAGCATTAATGCAAGGACCTCAGGTCATATTAACATTTCTCTTAATTATTTCATCTCCTTAGTAGTAAATGTacctaaatgtaaaaatgaggtATAAACTTGTATAGGTAAAAAGTCTATCAAATGCTACTAGCTTtgttacattatacataataactgaatacatacacaataactcaatattattttattttaactcttaactaattatattgtatcaatACAAAGTCAAAGttgttaatttgtctttatttctACTGCGGTTGGCATAGGCTAAGTATTAATTGATTACCTAGATATATCTGGATACTTTTAATgagtgttaaataatatttttatagattgaaAATCCATATGGTGATCCTGTTGACCCAGATAAAGCTCCAGAAGCCATTAGTAAAGCAGTCGCTACATTACCTCCTGAGCAAATGTTTGAGCTTATGAAGCAAATGAAACTGTGTATTCAGGTGAATTTTCAGCTTAAAAGTTTTTTAGTTCAATAAGAACCCTAgaagaaatttttattttatttgatatgatataatttatttaccataaattattaattttatgaatttattattatataaataactaatgatTTTAATCTTCTATTGTAATTTGATGTTTCTAGAATAACCCAACTGAAGCGAGGAATATGCTGTTACAAAACCCACAACTAGCCTATGCATTATTGCAAGCTCAAGTAATAATGAGGATTGTTGATCCCGCAACAGCAGTTGTAAGTAACATCTACTGCCTATTTGATAATCACCATGCTCACTTATATTATACAAGCATAAATGtgacctaaataaaataattaacctttAGTTATCTTAgttattacaatttttcttaGCTTTAGACTCtatttttatggaataaaatgtagattttactaCCTAGCCCATAAATTGTCTATCTATTCATAAGCCTATTTGATACTTGTAGTAGGACAAACATATGCATTGATGACTTGTCCCCTTCCCCCTTATCTATTTGTTTATGCAAAGTGTGTTCTACTAAATCTTCTtggaaataatgtttttattggtaTGGGTATTCAATGGCCTCTTCATTGCAATCTCTGTATTAGTGGAAACCATGCATcaaacacacatacacaaaacaCTATAATATTACTGTAGTACAATTATGATatgttcaatgttatttaatgaaatgttaatgtcaatgttatataatatttaattcttacaatctatttttattaaatagtaataaataaatatggtgtTTTTTTTAGAGCATGCTCCATCCAAGTAATCCAGTGCCACCTGTTTTGCAACCAGGTGATAAGCCTCCAACCACTACTTATATGCCTACCAGTCAATCACAGGGTAAACTTTTTTACTACATTattgtattacttttattaagtaaaaaaagagTATTATCgagtgttattaattatattaaaacttattttatttcagcaCAACAACCACCATTGTTAAATAATCCTCCACCGCCTCAGAATCAATATGTCcgtaagttaaatttattattatttattttaatttattagtataaatgttttacgtttaaagaaaatatgcagtccactaatttaaaaatgatagtGAAAGCAgttgtttcttttaaatatttaataggcttgtttccactaataataaatcggatggctttgagtttctaatgattaaccatgataattagtaaataaaaaaacaacttttctacaaaaataataaaagattaattatatttttggaaaataaaatcgacaaaatgaggcatttaatcacgtgacattaaacaccaatcagagttgcgtgacgtcacacctcgcgaaacaagcgcggaacactacgttgttgctatcaattatcattatggcagataaactgggggtactacttggttctggatctttcaaacactctgcgattattgacaaactttgttttttcaacatatatcttcttggcattcgaacttcgttggtatacaacctggtttcatgcgcacttgtgtctttacccataatatgatactctgtttaattagtcatatcatttggcaactaaaaaaataagaagagtttgaattattacattttataaaacgaaaataatattttaactcaaacaaatcataaaatcctattctagtcctaacattttataggttatgtgtgatatattatatttgctaaattcatttcttttactatacatttataaatagatatatcaagttgtatttaatacttacatcgaaatgatcttcacagaaataaattgtggaattagtagttgacaaaataagagcatcttgcctccatgccatttttaaccacttaattcgtatttatttattgtttggtacgtatatgaataatttgtctggcgtttttatcgttgtactttcacattggggcaccatacagtatttataatacgaggaattcattatttattaaaaaacacaattgactgtcatacacaaacacggctgtttcgcgaggtgtgacgtcattcaagacgccatgacagtcttggcctttttcgcggtcaatttcaagttcatttctaaaaactcaaaatactaacataaaaaacctatttttcttaaaatagtatatttttggggtgaaatagatgctaagctatagttttaaactaatttccaaattttgtcaactagcctattatattaagttcataatattaataagcacATTTATGCAATGCAGTGGTTATGCAAAAAAGTGTCTATTTCCGTGTAAGATAAGTTTAGTTAGTTGTTAGTTGacaattatagttattttttcgcTCTTTAGGGCATAGTGTAGAAACTTTATATGCTGTAGCTATACCACTTAAAAGGAATCTAATGCAAAATAGGTAGGCCGTGAGATTAGCATgttcaaacaaaatatactttttattcataTCTTATCACAAAAAACCCTTTCTAAACTTAACCGGTCGTTTTtgctatcaataataataattttgctggGATGCGGttctgtaattattaattacaaatatttctagTGTTGGATATTAAGTTTGgtccaattaaaatattttacaaactaaaaccaatattatattgtacattgCAAGATAATAATAGCTATAACCACGACGTATGTTTATGCGGAGTGCCCTGTGACTAGACTGGTTCCAGCCGAGCCTTTTGAGCGTTTTTCTATGTCATTTCTCAGTAAAAATGCATCGGAAAGCACGGATCCgaatcccatcggattatgagagtgtacacacatttgtgcactatagtATATATCCTGCGTAATTGGCTGTTCTCCTTTGAGGTTGGCCGCCGTtgctgaaatcggtcaggacgacatcgtCGTCATGTGTTTATGTGGTCAAGAGTCAAGGCGTTCTTTCAGGATACCtgatattttaatctttatattactTAGCTCGTCCACCGATGCAGATGCAATCAATGGGCGGCATGGACGTGGATCTGCGCAGTACGCGTGCGCCAGCTCCCCT encodes:
- the LOC125067170 gene encoding ras-related C3 botulinum toxin substrate 1, which encodes MSSGRPIKCVVVGDGTVGKTCMLISYTTDSFPGEYVPTVFDNYSAPMVVDGVAVSLGLWDTAGQEDYDRLRPLSYPQTDVFLICFSVTSPSSYENVTSKWYPEIKHHCPDAPIILVGTKIDLRDDRETLSLLSEQGMSPLKREQGQKLANKIRAVKYMECSALTQRGLKQVFDEAVRAVLRPEPQKRHQRKCLIM
- the LOC125067205 gene encoding leucine-rich repeat protein soc-2 homolog, encoding MNLDNSSRENSESLDTVPITVSPREKYHGMREKKLSAASLTNTEGARPKVVTVKHPESNKPKPTARKNKPIQADLDVIKEFIRCRDEGVKRLDLSKSSITSLPPNVRDLTHLVEFYLYGNKLVALPAEFGCLTNLQTLALNENSLTSLPDSLANLRCLKVLDLRHNKLSDIPEVVYKLTSLTTLFLRFNRIRVVGDGIANLTNLTMLSLRENKIKELSSGIGKLVNLVTFDVSHNHLEHLPQEIGNCVNLSTLDLQHNDLLDIPETIGNLQALNRIGLRYNRLNAIPASLSNCKHMDEFNVEGNSISQLPEGLLCSLTELTSLTLSRNSFMSYPSGGPAQFTSVSSINLEHNQIDKIPYGIFSRARNLTKLNMKENLLSSLPLDIGTWVNMVELNLGTNQLVKLPDDIQSLVNLEVLTLSNNLLKRIPPSIGNLRKLRVLDLEENKIEVLPNEIGFLQELKKLVVQSNQLISLPRSIGHLVNLTYLSVGENNLQYLPEEIGTLENLESLYLNDNPNLCNLPFELALCVSLQIMSIENCPLTSLPPEVVSSGPSLVIQYLKSQGPYRAM
- the LOC125067206 gene encoding cleavage stimulation factor subunit 2 tau variant — its product is MDKSKEKEEQSIMDKSMRSVFVGNIPYEATEEKLKDIFSEVGPVLSFKLVFDRETGKPKGYGFCEYKDQETALSAMRNLNGYEIGGRSLRVDNACTEKSRMEMQALMQGPQIENPYGDPVDPDKAPEAISKAVATLPPEQMFELMKQMKLCIQNNPTEARNMLLQNPQLAYALLQAQVIMRIVDPATAVSMLHPSNPVPPVLQPGDKPPTTTYMPTSQSQAQQPPLLNNPPPPQNQYVPRPPMQMQSMGGMDVDLRSTRAPAPLLDQDMRSLPPMPHPVPPPASHPPAQDTSFPRDPRLANMQPFNSDPRVRPNDPRTQSKMPQQQMPPGMPSMAQARTIQGIPSGASDQEKAALIMQVLQLSDEQIALLPPEQRASILMLKEQIAKSTQQR